From the genome of Virgibacillus siamensis, one region includes:
- a CDS encoding threonine/serine dehydratase, producing MIGLKQIYQARETISDIVKQTPIMTSETLSINTGNKVFLKGEHLQKTGSFKIRGATNKVKDVAQQNPKSIVAASSGNHGQAVAYIANKLGIPSTIVVPEDAASNKQKAIQAYNGNLEFCGVTSAERIERAKEICEGGDGIYIPPYDDPLIMAGQGTIGMEILEQVDNIDEVYVPVGGGGLISGVLTAIKEMKPSIRVIGVEPALANDTYLSLQSGERVTIDATSTIADGLRTTIPGELTFPAVQRYVDDLQLVEEDAIRKAFDFILTRMKQVIEPSAAVSVAAALARPAEGKRIVVLVSGGNMDGKVIHSLLK from the coding sequence ATGATAGGACTTAAACAGATTTATCAAGCAAGGGAAACAATTTCCGATATCGTCAAACAAACACCAATTATGACTTCCGAAACATTATCAATCAACACTGGAAATAAAGTTTTCCTGAAAGGTGAACACCTGCAAAAAACAGGTTCATTTAAGATTAGGGGTGCAACAAATAAGGTGAAGGATGTGGCACAGCAAAATCCGAAATCCATTGTCGCTGCCTCATCCGGGAATCACGGCCAGGCGGTGGCATACATAGCGAATAAACTGGGCATTCCATCGACCATTGTAGTCCCGGAAGATGCCGCAAGTAACAAGCAAAAAGCGATTCAGGCGTATAATGGGAACCTGGAATTCTGCGGGGTAACGTCCGCTGAACGGATTGAGCGGGCGAAGGAAATTTGTGAAGGCGGGGATGGAATATATATTCCCCCATATGATGATCCACTTATTATGGCGGGTCAAGGAACAATAGGGATGGAAATTCTGGAACAAGTGGATAACATTGATGAAGTGTATGTGCCTGTTGGCGGTGGCGGGCTAATCTCAGGTGTACTTACCGCAATCAAGGAAATGAAACCATCGATTCGGGTAATCGGAGTGGAGCCGGCACTTGCCAATGATACTTATTTATCGCTGCAGAGCGGTGAACGCGTAACAATTGATGCCACCTCGACAATTGCTGATGGACTGCGCACAACGATTCCAGGGGAGTTGACTTTCCCGGCTGTTCAACGTTACGTGGATGATCTTCAACTGGTGGAAGAAGATGCAATTAGGAAGGCTTTTGATTTTATACTGACTAGAATGAAGCAGGTAATTGAACCTTCCGCTGCCGTTTCAGTTGCAGCAGCCTTAGCGCGTCCGGCTGAAGGAAAGCGAATAGTCGTTCTTGTATCGGGTGGGAATATGGATGGAAAAGTAATTCATTCACTACTGAAATAA
- the rraA gene encoding ribonuclease E activity regulator RraA — translation MTFKTADLCDDFSNELTVCKQAFTSYGKKIAFSGPISTVNVLEDNVLVEESLETIPEGNILVVDGGASRNCALMGDRLAGIMVKRNLAGVIINGCIRDSADIAQMDAGVVALGTNPLKSKKEGKGEKDITVTFGEVNWKPGNYAYADEDGIVISEKKLI, via the coding sequence GTGACTTTTAAAACGGCTGATTTATGTGATGATTTTTCGAACGAACTGACTGTCTGTAAACAAGCATTTACTTCGTATGGAAAGAAAATAGCATTTTCCGGACCCATTTCAACCGTCAACGTGCTGGAAGATAATGTATTAGTGGAAGAATCCCTTGAGACCATCCCGGAAGGCAATATCCTTGTCGTGGATGGCGGTGCATCCAGAAATTGCGCACTGATGGGGGACCGTTTGGCCGGAATCATGGTGAAGCGTAATCTTGCCGGTGTTATCATCAATGGGTGTATTCGCGACAGTGCGGACATTGCACAGATGGATGCAGGTGTTGTTGCCTTGGGAACAAATCCATTAAAAAGTAAAAAAGAAGGAAAAGGCGAAAAAGATATTACCGTTACATTTGGAGAAGTAAATTGGAAACCTGGCAACTATGCATATGCTGATGAAGACGGTATTGTCATTTCTGAAAAAAAGCTGATTTAA
- a CDS encoding BsuPI-related putative proteinase inhibitor, translating to MPWSRMLLLIVAGIAVIALTACGRSDQSHSGEKQNEPPTKGENSGGIVAGKIVPSITIGKEQAIFKLKNQTEHIKKFKFATDPAYSIEITDNTGKVVFEKTVAINDKAIKLKQAEETSFEFKLPDQLQKGTYTIQASLNSNPEIQVKKEWHKT from the coding sequence GTGCCTTGGAGCAGGATGTTGTTGCTGATAGTGGCAGGCATTGCAGTTATTGCTTTAACTGCATGCGGTCGAAGTGACCAAAGCCATTCAGGTGAAAAACAGAACGAACCGCCAACGAAAGGTGAAAACAGTGGTGGGATTGTTGCAGGAAAGATCGTACCAAGCATTACAATTGGCAAGGAACAGGCAATCTTTAAGCTGAAGAATCAGACTGAGCATATAAAAAAATTTAAATTTGCAACTGATCCCGCCTATAGCATTGAAATAACTGATAATACCGGGAAAGTTGTTTTTGAAAAAACAGTTGCTATAAATGATAAGGCGATCAAGTTAAAACAGGCGGAGGAAACATCATTTGAATTCAAGCTGCCTGACCAGCTTCAAAAAGGAACGTACACAATCCAAGCATCACTAAATTCTAATCCCGAGATACAAGTGAAAAAGGAATGGCATAAAACATAA
- a CDS encoding M4 family metallopeptidase → MNLKRTMTGTVLALGLTVGASSISAEELGTQTLNAMKSMTHSNFQVVWNESAGTPSFISGKLSEKKVSGLHEVKQYLEEKRNVFQLDPDSDLEFVKKKTDDLGMTHYTFKQTVNGVPVFGAEFTVHTNKKDYVSAVTGAVHPQAANHMKNSLTSGISKNKAVKNAWDSIGLTKEQTKADDGDNASLSQSGVKNSAENAEMVVYSHNGTNKLAYHVELQFIYPKPANWQIFVDADNGSVIDSYNAVTDAEATKGTGTGVLGDTKELNTYLKNGQYQLYDVTNPMNGVIETYTAQNGSTLPGALVTDSDNAFTADKQAAAVDAHAYADKVFDYYYTNFDRVSYDDNGASIRSTVHYGNNYNNAFWNGQQMVYGDGDGQTFAPLSGALDVVAHELTHAVTGHSAGLVYRNQPGALNESMSDVFAAFVDRDDYLLGEDVYTPGKSGDALRSISNPPAYDQPAHMQDYVETNQDNGGVHINSGIPNKAAYLTMESIGKDKAEKIYYRALTVYLNPYSNFSDARAALLQSAKDIYGQGSEYDGVARAWDQIGVQ, encoded by the coding sequence ATGAATCTTAAACGAACGATGACAGGAACGGTTCTGGCATTGGGGCTTACAGTGGGAGCGAGCAGTATTAGTGCGGAAGAATTGGGTACACAAACATTAAACGCGATGAAGTCAATGACTCACTCCAATTTCCAGGTAGTTTGGAATGAAAGCGCTGGCACACCTTCATTTATTTCAGGTAAACTGTCTGAAAAAAAGGTGAGTGGACTTCATGAAGTGAAGCAGTATTTGGAAGAAAAGCGTAATGTCTTTCAGCTGGACCCCGATTCGGATTTGGAGTTTGTGAAAAAAAAGACTGACGATCTGGGCATGACGCATTATACGTTTAAACAAACCGTTAACGGCGTTCCTGTTTTCGGAGCGGAGTTCACTGTCCATACAAATAAGAAAGATTACGTCAGCGCTGTGACTGGGGCGGTACATCCACAGGCAGCTAATCATATGAAAAACAGTCTTACATCCGGTATTTCAAAAAATAAAGCCGTTAAAAATGCATGGGATTCTATTGGTCTGACGAAAGAGCAAACGAAAGCGGACGATGGTGACAATGCGTCATTAAGTCAATCCGGAGTGAAAAACAGCGCGGAAAATGCGGAAATGGTTGTTTATTCGCACAACGGAACGAATAAACTGGCTTATCATGTGGAGCTTCAGTTTATTTATCCGAAACCTGCGAACTGGCAGATTTTTGTTGATGCTGACAATGGATCGGTTATTGACTCCTATAATGCCGTCACAGATGCTGAAGCAACAAAAGGAACTGGTACCGGAGTCCTCGGAGATACGAAAGAATTGAATACGTATTTGAAAAATGGCCAATACCAATTATATGATGTGACCAATCCAATGAATGGCGTAATTGAAACATATACTGCTCAAAATGGAAGTACGTTGCCAGGGGCTCTGGTAACTGACAGTGATAATGCATTCACCGCAGATAAACAGGCAGCAGCTGTGGATGCACATGCATATGCGGATAAAGTATTCGATTATTATTATACCAATTTTGACCGTGTCAGCTATGATGATAATGGTGCATCAATCCGTTCGACAGTCCACTATGGAAATAATTATAATAATGCTTTTTGGAACGGCCAGCAAATGGTATATGGTGATGGCGACGGGCAGACGTTTGCACCGCTTTCCGGCGCGCTGGATGTGGTGGCGCACGAACTGACACATGCAGTTACAGGGCATTCTGCAGGGCTTGTCTATCGGAATCAGCCCGGCGCGTTAAATGAATCCATGTCAGACGTTTTTGCTGCATTTGTTGACCGTGACGATTATTTGCTGGGTGAAGATGTGTACACTCCCGGCAAAAGTGGAGATGCCCTGCGCAGTATTTCCAATCCACCGGCATATGATCAGCCGGCCCATATGCAGGACTATGTTGAAACAAACCAGGATAATGGCGGAGTGCACATTAACAGCGGAATTCCAAATAAAGCAGCGTATCTTACCATGGAAAGTATCGGCAAAGATAAAGCGGAAAAAATATATTACCGTGCACTTACCGTTTATTTGAATCCATACAGTAACTTCAGTGATGCACGTGCAGCATTGCTTCAGTCCGCCAAGGATATCTATGGTCAGGGATCTGAATATGATGGTGTAGCAAGAGCATGGGATCAGATCGGCGTACAGTAG
- a CDS encoding glycine betaine ABC transporter substrate-binding protein, which yields MKEVQRWTYFIVVITLLLFVIAGCSSDSAKENGDGSAEEKDKGTIHIGLQNWAETIAVANMWKIVLEDKGYDVKLTSVTKGALYSGLADGSIDVNLEVWLPHTDKPYVQRYKEDIVKHDGWYKNTRLGLAVPEYVDIDSMDELNSNKKAFDGKIIGIEPGASLMKMTDKAVKEYNLDYDLIESSGPSMTAQLKKKYEEKEPIVVTLWNPHWAFAVWDLKYLDDPKNVYGKPDSVYWYSRKNFKEEFPEVSTWLDQWDMSHKQLSSLMNVIRKNDNEPKKGAARWIENHQKLIEKWVAEKE from the coding sequence ATGAAAGAAGTACAACGTTGGACATATTTTATAGTGGTAATTACATTGTTGCTGTTCGTTATTGCAGGATGCAGCAGCGATAGTGCAAAGGAAAACGGTGACGGCAGCGCGGAAGAAAAAGATAAAGGAACGATACATATCGGCCTTCAAAATTGGGCTGAAACGATAGCCGTTGCCAATATGTGGAAAATTGTTCTTGAGGATAAGGGTTACGATGTAAAACTGACCTCCGTAACGAAAGGAGCATTGTATTCCGGCCTTGCGGATGGAAGCATTGATGTCAATTTGGAAGTCTGGCTGCCACACACCGACAAGCCCTATGTACAACGATATAAAGAGGACATTGTCAAACATGATGGGTGGTACAAAAATACGAGGCTCGGATTAGCAGTTCCGGAATATGTAGACATCGACAGCATGGATGAATTAAACTCAAATAAAAAAGCATTCGATGGTAAAATTATTGGAATCGAACCAGGTGCAAGCCTGATGAAAATGACTGACAAGGCTGTAAAAGAATACAACCTGGATTATGATCTGATTGAGAGCTCTGGCCCATCCATGACTGCACAATTGAAAAAGAAATATGAAGAAAAAGAACCGATTGTTGTAACACTCTGGAACCCACATTGGGCATTTGCGGTATGGGATCTGAAATACCTGGATGATCCCAAAAACGTTTACGGGAAGCCTGATAGTGTCTACTGGTACTCACGTAAAAACTTTAAAGAGGAATTTCCTGAGGTAAGTACATGGCTGGATCAATGGGACATGTCACATAAGCAGCTCTCTTCACTCATGAATGTCATACGGAAAAATGACAACGAGCCGAAAAAAGGTGCTGCCAGGTGGATTGAAAACCACCAGAAACTGATCGAAAAATGGGTTGCGGAAAAAGAATAA
- a CDS encoding YjiH family protein yields the protein MENPANDVVTKETNHTNGKNILKFVIYSFIGAFTFFIPITMNGKSTIPLDHMVTFVQENFTAAVPYYILFVIIFGAVHPFVNKTWNKDTVYTVLSFFKVIGMVVALMLVFNFGPEWLFAPDLGPFLFDSLVTSVGILVPIGAVFLALLVGYGLLEFIGVIVQPVMKPIWNTPGRSAIDAVASFVGSYSIGLLITNKVFKEGKYTIKEATIIATGFSTVSATFMIVVAKTLGIMDIWNLYFWVTLVVTFLVTAITVRIWPLNKISDSYYNGQEGFPEKKINENRLEEAWSQAMDTTEHSLPLFKNIWVNLKDGFIMAAAILPSILSVGLLGLILATYTPVFDILGYIFYPFTWVVQLPEPLLAAKAASIEIAEMFLPALLVVKASLVTKFVVAVLSVSAIIFFSALVPCILSTEIPISIPKLLVIWFERTILTIVIVTPIAYLLL from the coding sequence ATGGAGAATCCTGCAAATGATGTTGTGACAAAGGAAACGAATCATACAAACGGGAAAAATATTTTGAAGTTTGTGATTTACAGTTTTATTGGTGCATTTACATTTTTTATCCCGATTACCATGAATGGGAAGTCCACGATTCCCTTGGATCATATGGTTACGTTTGTACAGGAAAACTTTACGGCTGCTGTACCTTACTATATCCTGTTTGTCATCATATTTGGTGCAGTGCATCCTTTTGTAAATAAAACGTGGAATAAGGATACTGTATATACGGTTCTGTCTTTTTTTAAGGTGATTGGGATGGTTGTTGCGCTAATGCTTGTCTTTAACTTCGGTCCTGAATGGCTGTTTGCTCCCGATCTGGGGCCATTCTTATTTGATAGTCTCGTTACATCAGTTGGTATTCTGGTTCCAATTGGAGCAGTATTTTTGGCGCTTTTGGTTGGCTATGGACTTTTGGAATTCATAGGTGTAATTGTGCAGCCTGTCATGAAACCAATTTGGAACACTCCAGGCCGTTCAGCAATTGATGCAGTCGCTTCTTTTGTAGGAAGTTATTCAATTGGTCTGTTAATCACGAACAAGGTATTTAAGGAAGGGAAATATACAATCAAGGAAGCAACCATCATTGCAACAGGCTTTTCGACGGTATCAGCCACGTTCATGATTGTTGTTGCAAAAACACTTGGGATCATGGATATTTGGAATTTATATTTTTGGGTGACGTTAGTCGTTACGTTTCTTGTAACCGCTATCACAGTTCGGATTTGGCCTTTAAATAAAATAAGTGATTCCTATTATAATGGCCAGGAAGGATTTCCCGAGAAAAAGATTAACGAAAATCGTCTTGAAGAGGCCTGGAGTCAAGCAATGGATACAACGGAACACTCCTTGCCGCTTTTTAAAAATATATGGGTGAATTTGAAGGATGGATTTATTATGGCCGCGGCAATTTTGCCATCCATTTTGTCTGTTGGATTGCTCGGCTTAATTTTAGCAACATATACACCAGTTTTTGATATTTTGGGATATATTTTTTATCCATTTACATGGGTGGTACAATTACCGGAACCATTGCTGGCAGCAAAGGCTGCTTCAATTGAGATAGCGGAAATGTTTTTACCTGCATTACTGGTAGTTAAAGCATCGTTGGTTACGAAATTTGTGGTTGCGGTGTTATCTGTTTCGGCGATTATTTTCTTTTCTGCTTTGGTTCCTTGTATTTTATCGACTGAAATCCCAATCAGCATTCCGAAACTGCTGGTAATCTGGTTTGAACGGACAATTTTGACGATTGTTATTGTGACTCCGATAGCGTATTTGTTGTTGTGA
- the nhaC gene encoding Na+/H+ antiporter NhaC: MEDSRKQISLVLSIIPFIVMIVAMSFTILVFHGAPHIPLILGAMVAAFIAWKSGYKWKEIENFIYNGIYKVLPAVIILIAVGMIISSWIGSGIVATMIFYGLKIISPSLFLVTIMIICSIVSIMIGSSWSTMGTVGIAGMGIGISMGFPPAMVAGAVISGAYFGDKMSPLSDTTVLASSMAETDLFQHIRHMTYTTVPATIIALIIYWFMGLNYAGGTIQSGNIQAVIKELQANFLISPWLLLIPLIVILLIVKKVPALPALAAGIILGFLAEVFVQGANVSDAVVALQDGYHIDSGNDTVDSLLNQGGISSMMYTVSLAMVAMIFGGIMEGAGMLKVIVNQILKIVKKDGSLLGVTVLSSFMTNVITAEQYISIVIPGRMYSKTYRDRNLHPKNLSRALEDGGTVTAPLLPWTTGGVFILSTLGVGALQYAPYAIMNLATPIISIIISFLGIGIVYTNKNGETDKEVKRQDEHETSKLYD, encoded by the coding sequence ATGGAGGATTCGAGAAAACAGATTTCGCTTGTATTGTCGATTATCCCATTTATAGTAATGATTGTTGCGATGTCCTTTACCATTTTGGTTTTTCATGGTGCTCCACATATCCCTTTAATTCTGGGAGCAATGGTAGCTGCCTTTATTGCATGGAAAAGCGGATATAAATGGAAGGAAATAGAAAACTTTATTTATAACGGAATTTACAAGGTGCTCCCGGCTGTAATTATACTTATTGCGGTTGGTATGATTATTAGTTCATGGATTGGCAGTGGAATTGTGGCTACCATGATATTTTACGGGTTAAAAATAATTTCGCCTTCCCTGTTTTTAGTGACCATTATGATTATATGTTCCATTGTCTCCATCATGATCGGCAGTTCGTGGTCAACCATGGGGACAGTAGGGATAGCGGGGATGGGAATTGGTATAAGCATGGGGTTTCCACCAGCAATGGTAGCCGGTGCAGTTATTTCCGGTGCTTACTTTGGTGATAAAATGTCACCGCTGTCTGATACAACTGTTCTAGCCTCAAGCATGGCGGAGACCGATTTGTTCCAGCATATTCGCCATATGACTTACACAACAGTCCCTGCAACAATTATTGCGTTAATCATTTATTGGTTTATGGGTCTGAATTATGCCGGCGGGACAATTCAAAGCGGCAATATTCAAGCTGTTATAAAGGAGCTTCAGGCGAATTTTTTAATTTCCCCGTGGCTATTATTAATTCCGCTGATTGTAATTTTACTTATCGTAAAAAAGGTTCCGGCTCTCCCTGCACTAGCAGCAGGTATTATTCTTGGATTCCTGGCTGAAGTATTTGTTCAGGGGGCGAATGTCAGTGATGCTGTCGTTGCTCTTCAGGATGGATATCACATCGATTCAGGAAACGATACAGTGGATTCACTATTAAATCAGGGCGGGATTAGCTCAATGATGTATACAGTTTCACTGGCCATGGTAGCGATGATTTTTGGTGGAATCATGGAAGGTGCAGGTATGTTGAAAGTTATCGTTAACCAAATATTAAAGATAGTAAAAAAGGATGGGAGCCTACTTGGTGTTACGGTATTGTCATCGTTTATGACTAATGTGATTACAGCAGAGCAATATATTTCCATTGTGATACCGGGAAGAATGTACAGTAAGACCTATCGTGACAGAAATTTGCATCCGAAAAATCTGTCAAGGGCACTTGAGGATGGAGGGACGGTAACTGCGCCTTTACTGCCGTGGACAACTGGAGGTGTCTTTATTTTGAGTACATTGGGTGTTGGTGCATTGCAATATGCTCCGTATGCCATCATGAATCTGGCAACTCCCATAATTTCCATTATCATTTCTTTCTTGGGTATCGGTATTGTATATACAAACAAGAATGGAGAAACGGATAAAGAAGTGAAACGGCAGGATGAACATGAAACGTCTAAATTATATGATTGA
- the hutG gene encoding formimidoylglutamase: MYTPANKELWRGRVDSDQELSGFRFHQVVKMQDISEVHRNDGVFNLIGFASDEGVRRNKGRQGASEAPDAVRRELAKLPYHLEGELVDAGNVICEGSDLEKAQEELGGQVERILNLSATPIIIGGGHETVYGHYLGVRKFLGKDPKLGIINIDAHFDLRDDALPSSGTMFRQIMEQDKNAGYLCLGVQKFGNTKILFDIADEFGCKYMLQHEVESGNFQDTVRKIDDFSNDYDYIMLTLCTDSIMASAAPGVSAPTPLGLDPKTVKQIMAYAAAKEKTLSFDISEVNPRVDENGKTVKLAAYLAAETMNSFN; the protein is encoded by the coding sequence ATTTATACCCCAGCAAACAAAGAACTATGGCGTGGAAGAGTGGATAGTGATCAGGAATTGTCCGGATTTCGATTCCATCAGGTTGTAAAAATGCAGGATATAAGTGAAGTGCATCGAAATGATGGCGTTTTCAATTTAATTGGTTTTGCCAGTGATGAAGGTGTACGACGCAATAAAGGCCGTCAAGGGGCAAGTGAAGCTCCGGATGCTGTACGTCGGGAACTTGCAAAACTGCCTTATCATTTGGAAGGTGAATTAGTTGATGCAGGGAATGTCATATGTGAAGGCAGTGATTTGGAAAAGGCACAGGAGGAACTTGGCGGACAAGTTGAACGTATTCTAAATTTATCGGCAACCCCTATAATTATTGGTGGTGGCCACGAAACGGTATATGGACACTACTTGGGTGTCAGAAAGTTTCTTGGTAAAGACCCGAAGCTCGGCATTATAAATATTGATGCGCATTTTGATTTGCGTGATGATGCATTGCCATCTTCCGGTACGATGTTCAGACAAATTATGGAACAGGACAAAAATGCCGGTTATTTATGTCTTGGGGTGCAGAAGTTTGGAAATACAAAAATACTGTTCGATATAGCGGATGAATTTGGGTGCAAATATATGCTGCAACATGAAGTGGAATCCGGGAATTTCCAGGACACAGTGCGTAAGATTGATGATTTTTCCAATGACTATGATTACATTATGCTGACGTTATGTACAGATTCCATAATGGCCTCTGCTGCGCCGGGGGTCAGTGCACCAACACCATTGGGGCTGGATCCTAAAACGGTCAAACAAATAATGGCTTATGCAGCAGCAAAAGAAAAAACGCTCAGCTTTGATATTTCAGAAGTAAACCCACGTGTTGATGAAAATGGGAAGACGGTCAAACTTGCAGCATATTTAGCAGCGGAAACGATGAATAGCTTTAACTAA
- a CDS encoding LysR family transcriptional regulator, producing MEIRQLKYFATLVEETTYTQAAEKLHLTQPSLTASMKKLEKELNFALIDKRYREFRLTNEGQILYHEAKKLLNHFDHVSHEMTRLKEVGPPNLSIGLIESSMFFIPAVLENFKEEQPDVRVSLMETLSLSDVTKALSNFEIHMAITNQFIQNEQIQTIPIYNERLVALIPPGHKLESLEKIHITDLEGQDFIVCKEGFQTRKDVVDAFHRKGVYLNIRFEIERFETGCSLVESGLGITVIPENYVRFSNKSLQTMIKPFHDPSIARTVYLAYDKNRYLPPVVKRFITLVKEFF from the coding sequence ATGGAAATACGGCAGCTCAAATATTTCGCAACATTAGTGGAGGAAACCACATATACACAAGCAGCAGAAAAACTTCACCTTACACAGCCTTCATTAACCGCATCCATGAAAAAGCTGGAAAAAGAACTTAATTTTGCACTAATCGATAAACGTTACCGGGAGTTCCGATTAACCAATGAGGGACAAATTCTGTATCACGAAGCTAAAAAACTGCTGAATCATTTTGACCATGTATCACATGAAATGACCCGGCTGAAGGAAGTGGGACCGCCAAATCTGTCCATTGGATTAATTGAATCATCCATGTTTTTTATTCCCGCAGTTTTGGAGAACTTTAAGGAAGAACAGCCAGATGTGAGGGTCAGCTTAATGGAAACATTAAGCCTTTCCGATGTAACAAAAGCACTAAGCAATTTTGAAATTCATATGGCGATAACCAATCAGTTCATTCAAAATGAGCAAATTCAAACCATCCCAATTTATAATGAGCGGCTGGTTGCATTAATCCCGCCCGGCCATAAACTTGAAAGTCTGGAAAAAATTCACATAACTGATTTGGAAGGACAAGATTTCATTGTATGCAAAGAAGGGTTCCAAACAAGAAAAGATGTTGTAGACGCATTCCACAGGAAAGGTGTCTATTTAAACATTCGATTTGAAATCGAACGATTCGAAACTGGCTGCAGTCTTGTTGAAAGCGGTCTTGGAATTACAGTAATACCGGAAAACTATGTACGCTTTTCCAACAAATCGCTCCAAACCATGATCAAACCATTCCATGACCCCAGCATCGCCAGAACAGTATATTTGGCATATGACAAAAATAGATATCTGCCACCCGTTGTGAAACGGTTTATCACACTGGTCAAGGAATTTTTTTGA
- a CDS encoding Maf family protein, protein MSHNLILASSSPRRKELLQQVDIPFTVRKQNVDESVITTNDPREKVEKLAILKGRYTDIQHENEIILAADTVVSFQNRIFEKPADKEEAFQMLSSMSGKIHEVYTGVMLRTQMTEQVFVEKTLVEFWPLSDDEINRYIITGDPFDKAGAYGIQSGGAVLVKGIQGDYYNVVGLPVSRVVRELERIWGN, encoded by the coding sequence ATGTCACACAATCTAATCCTGGCATCCTCATCCCCAAGAAGGAAAGAATTATTGCAACAGGTTGATATTCCGTTCACGGTTCGGAAACAGAATGTCGATGAATCAGTTATCACGACAAATGATCCGCGTGAAAAGGTAGAGAAGCTTGCAATACTGAAGGGTCGTTACACAGATATTCAACATGAAAATGAAATTATTTTGGCGGCCGATACGGTTGTTTCTTTTCAGAACAGGATTTTTGAAAAGCCGGCTGATAAGGAGGAAGCTTTTCAAATGCTTTCCTCGATGAGTGGGAAAATACATGAAGTGTATACTGGTGTTATGCTTCGTACACAAATGACAGAGCAGGTGTTTGTGGAAAAAACATTGGTAGAATTTTGGCCGCTTTCCGATGATGAGATCAATCGGTATATTATAACAGGCGATCCGTTCGACAAGGCTGGTGCATATGGTATACAGAGTGGGGGAGCAGTATTGGTAAAAGGGATACAAGGTGATTATTACAATGTTGTCGGTCTGCCTGTTTCACGGGTAGTGAGAGAGTTGGAGCGGATATGGGGTAACTAA